From Carassius auratus strain Wakin unplaced genomic scaffold, ASM336829v1 scaf_tig00028987, whole genome shotgun sequence, the proteins below share one genomic window:
- the LOC113079727 gene encoding chloride channel protein 2-like isoform X1 produces the protein MTLGEIEEWEEQQLDEQVNFNSCKIDPAPFQLVERTSLHKTHTIFSLLGLDHAYVTSIGRLIGVVSLRELRKAIEGSMTVKGVKVRPPLASFRDSGTSSESEATELHKLWDRHTSISIPREHQPNASDSDDKSH, from the exons ATGACTCTTGGCGAG ATTGAGGAGTGGGAGGAGCAACAGCTTGACGAGCAGGTGAACTTCAACAGCTGCAAGATTGACCCCGCCCCCTTCCAGCTGGTGGAGCGCACTTCACTgcacaag ACTCACACCATCTTCTCTCTGCTGGGTTTGGATCACGCTTACGTCACCAGCATTGGGAGACTCATAGGAGTAGTTTCACTGAGAGAG CTGCGTAAAGCCATCGAGGGCTCGATGACGGTGAAAGGCGTGAAGGTTCGTCCGCCGCTGGCCAGTTTCAGAGACAGTGGCACCAGCAGCGAAAGCGAAGCCACTGAGCTTCACAAACTGTGGGATCGTCACACCAGCATCAGCATTCCCCGAGAACACCAGCCCAACGCCTCCGACTCAGACGACAAGTCACATTGA
- the LOC113079727 gene encoding chloride channel protein 2-like isoform X2 — translation MTLGEIEEWEEQQLDEQVNFNSCKIDPAPFQLVERTSLHKLRKAIEGSMTVKGVKVRPPLASFRDSGTSSESEATELHKLWDRHTSISIPREHQPNASDSDDKSH, via the exons ATGACTCTTGGCGAG ATTGAGGAGTGGGAGGAGCAACAGCTTGACGAGCAGGTGAACTTCAACAGCTGCAAGATTGACCCCGCCCCCTTCCAGCTGGTGGAGCGCACTTCACTgcacaag CTGCGTAAAGCCATCGAGGGCTCGATGACGGTGAAAGGCGTGAAGGTTCGTCCGCCGCTGGCCAGTTTCAGAGACAGTGGCACCAGCAGCGAAAGCGAAGCCACTGAGCTTCACAAACTGTGGGATCGTCACACCAGCATCAGCATTCCCCGAGAACACCAGCCCAACGCCTCCGACTCAGACGACAAGTCACATTGA